In Glycine soja cultivar W05 chromosome 10, ASM419377v2, whole genome shotgun sequence, the genomic stretch AACAACTATTCAAGAAAGGATCAGGCAATAATACTGTAATTGGAaaaatcatttggaaattccaaTCAGAATattgaataacaaaataaatataaattgctAATTTTAACTTCTAAGAAACACCAGGTCAAATTTGGTAGGATGGAGAAGACAAACCTTCGAAAGGAGTTTTCCTTTTATTTGACTCCTGAATATCCTCCGCAACTGAATTTTCCAATTCACCAACCTCAATTTGATCAACAAAGTCTCTTTTGTCCTCTTCAGTGTGCTTAAAGCTTTTAAAAATCACCTTATCATCACTGCCAccgtttttctctttttcaactTCTTTCACAGCTCCACCCTCCTCACCTTTTAAACCCAGTGGTGACAGAAAAGGCGTCGATTtccccttaaaaaaaattaaagaatttcatcacacaaaaaaaaacacttcttaAAACTAGAGGACACGagcaaattatcatttttttgatgaaaaaatattcattcCTTGTTAGAGTCAATCTTGTTCGAGCCGGCTAAAATTACTGTATGCAACAAATGTCTCATTTCGATTATTTAACACAACTGCATACTGAATACAGTAAACTCAAgatcctatttttattttatttttttatccacaaaTGTTAGTTTGTCAGTTTTGTTAACCACAGGGGCCAACCTTATATCTCATAAACTTGAGACTATTGATTAAGCTAGAACAATTTATATCAGTTCATCCGGTGCTCGATGGTACAAATCATTGGTTGACGATATAATTTTaccatttcattttaataaacggaaataaaattattaaacaaaaaaagggaggAAAATGATAGAAAGAAATTACCGGAACTGTTTGAGGAGATTTTTGCGGCTTGAGGGTGAGGAAGTGCGAAAGCGAGTGATGCGCGGTTTCGCTCTTGCGTGAAGCTTGATTTCTCTCGTTTCCTTCAGAACTGGTTCCAGCAAAAAAGCGTCATCATAAATCAatcgattttatttttttttaagttaaggaATTATGGAACAGAGCTGACTTACGGAGGATTGCGTGGTGGAAGATTGCGGAACGTTGAAGCAATGGTTCGCTGCCCGAAAACCCTAATCGGTGTTTGGTTTTTTGAGTTCATTGCATTCGTGATTTGAGTGAAACGACCAGAACACAGGAATTTCAAttcgtttttcttttcttttcaaatgaaaGGGACGAGTAACTGAGTAAGAGTGAGTGTTGGTGTTTTAGTATCAGTGTTTGTTTGTGTGACACTCGTGAAAGTTTTTCCGGGAAAGGGGAAAAGGTTTTGTTTAGTTTTGTGAAATTCAAAATTCTTTCTTTCCGCGCCAAAAAAAAAGTGGGCTTAGTATTTGGATTTTGGACCATAACTTCCTCGAATAGCCCATACGCAGAAGAAATAGTAAGATTTtagtcttacttttttttttcttcaaaaacaattaaatagtaAACAATAAGATATATAATGtcatactaaaaataattaaaaatatcaaatatctcACCTATAAGTTATTATCTAATTAATAACTTCATATGtgtttaaatatgaattattgaaattatatttacacGACTTGATAGTTATACTATAGGTATACTTAGATTGTTTTTTTCGTCCTTATGTGTTTCGTTgatgttttccctttttttttattcttgctccttttttagtgatattTAGGTGTGTTGCAAATGATGGTTAGTGCCAGAAATGTCAACTATGTTAGGATGCCTGATTCTATTATGATGCTTTTgcatgtatttttgcttcaaaaataatattatatttatagtatatctttattcaaataattaccaaaaaaattaattgaatatattttataaataagtataagttgtgctataattttttaaatatatatatatataatataaatatgacttatatcataaatttataaataaaaatatgtatatgtataagtttaatttggattaaataaattagtttttaaaatcaaatataatattcaattaatttaatgcaaaattttaatttttttcaattattttaattttttatttaaaaaaaattcattgaattGAATAAGATTATCAACacttatttattacattttttatcttcttatttttttaaaaagagtaGAACACTCGTTGTCCTCTctcttaaacaaaaaaatacatacatacaaTAAAGTGACACAAGAttgtaacataaaaatatgatgTTGAATGACTACAAGAATCTCAAATATTCATTCAATGAAACATTATAAAATGGTAGGTGGATACAGATTTCTCTTTAAATTTCACCTATATTATTCGAATTTGAGTATGATAATTTAAGCTAAGAATATTTTTGAATGAATTTTAACtttgatgtaatttttaaaCTTGAACTCAATAAGATAAAACAATTCATTTCTAGTTGATCTACTCGTTCAGTAATTCAATcaacacattttatttttgtttactttctAAGTCGATTCTTTTAATTTAGACTTTATTTGGTTAGGCTGAAAATGAGTTATGCATAGTGTCATTCATCaacttttcttataaaaaaatgttggacGAAAAGATTCTAGACATTATGCATGGAGATTATTGGCACGTATATGTATTTGTTTGGTATTTACATtcccttttatttatttgcaacAGTGAATGCATAAAGAGAGATATTCATCCAACTATCCAAGAAAAATTTGGTATGCAATGAGGAACTTTTAAGGATACTTCATTTTGTGTGCTGAAACTCTTTCGGCCTCCATTAGTAGAGCAGTGGAGATGAACTCTATTAATGGTCTGAAGATTTGCCCTAGCGCACCTATGATTacccatcttttttttttgcagatgaTAGCATGATGTTCTGTAGATCAACTCAAGAGGAAGCTTCTTAGTTGGCATCCATTATAAAGGATTGAGTCAGCTTCAGGTCAGAGGATAAATTTGCACAAATTTGAACTTTCCTGTAGCCGAAATGTGCTTAGTAATCACATTAATGAACTTGAAATGATTCTGAAGGTAAAGGCAATGGAAAAGCAAGGAAAATACATTGGTTTACCAGCTCTGGTTGGCAGATCCAAGACtcagatttttcattttgtgcGTGAAAGGGTGTGGAAAAAGCTCAAAGGATGAAATGAGAATGTGTTGTACTATTAGAGTATTATAAGGAGATGCAGTTATTCAACTGCAGTTTCCTCTAGCTTCTAGTGGAAGCTAGTTAGACACTTCTAGTAGAAGCTAGTCAATTATAAGTAGTTAGTTAGTTGTTAGCCAATTTTGTTAGAGACTAACATAATTGTCTATATATATTGTTCGTAAACCTCAAGTTCATTGAgttaataaatgatattttacttcttcattttctttctctctctcctaaTTCTTTTAGTCTAGAAACTGTATGAAGGCATCAGAGCTTGAATCCACACTTCAATTGTGGCTTGTGTTAGGCTTTGATACTCAGCCTCAGTACTTGATCTTGCAATAATCTATTGTTTCTTAGACCACCAAGATATAAGATTAGGGCCAAAATAAATAGCAGCTCCTAAAGTAGATTTGTGATCATCAAGTTCAGAAGCCCAGTCTGCATCACAAAGGGCCTTAATGGGAACGGGAATTCCAGGAGTAGCAACTTTGAGAAGTAAGCCATGGTGTAAAGAGCCTTTGAGAtacctaagaattcttttcaCTGTTGTCCAGTGAGATTCAAGAGGGTTGCCCATGAATTGACAAACTTTGTTTACAACAACTTAGTTCAGGTCTGGTTATAGTGGAGTATTGAAGAACTTCAACTACTGATCTATAAAAGGTAGGATCTGAGAAGAGGCATGCTCATGTTTTAGTAAGCTTGCATCCAAAAACCATTGGGAAGCAATAGGTTGAGCCTCAAACCATTTTAGTTTTCCATAGGAAATCTCTTATATATATGCCTAAAGTTAGAAGAATAGAGCCATCAGTTAGGGTCTTGACTTCAATTcccaaaaattatttagtttccTAAGTTGTTTAAGGGAAACATTAGAGTGAACTGCTGGACTAAATTGACAGAACTGccaataattatattatcatcaacatacacCAAAACATAGATGATATAAGTGGTATCTTTGAAGACAAAAAAAGATGGATCACACTTGCTTGCAGAAAAGCCAAGATGCAAGAGTGTagattttattctataaaaCCACTGTCTTGGTGCTTATTTAAGCTCATATAGAGCCTTATTCAAtttacaaacaagaaaaagatcgGGACTTTCAAATCTAGAGGGTTGCTGCATATAAATGGTTTCCTCATTTAAGAAGGCATTGTTAACATCAAGTTTAAAAAGTTCCAACTTGTTGGTTAGGGCCAAGGTAAGAATCAACCTTACTATAACAGGTTTAATAACATGGGAAAATGTTTTAGTGAAATCAGAACCAGCCACTTGATGAAATCCTTTTGCTACCAGTCTAGCTTTGTATTTATTAGTAGTTCTATCTGCATTTTCTTTGACCCTAAACACCCATTTTCACCGCACTATTTTCCTATTGGGTGGAAGAGAAACCAAATCCCAGGTATTGTTATTCATCAGTGCCTCATATTCTTGTTTCATTGCACTTAACCATTTTGAATCAGCCAAAGTCTACTTCACAGATTTGGGTTCACAGTGAGCAAGTAACAAGTTTGGATTAAGTCTTGGTAAATAAATTCCAAACTTTGATCTGGTCTGCAGAGGATAAGAATTAACTGTAGGAACAATCTCCAATGCTGCACTGTGAGATACTTCAAAGGTAGACAAATCTAATGACTAAGGAGAATTGTCTTGCACAGAAGTGGATTCAGCATCAATAGTAGGACTAGGAACCTCAGATGCCACAGTAAAACTAGACTCGGCATGGACAAAACAACTAGGGTCGGAATTTGAATCAGTTTTAGGATTAACAGAAGTAGGACTAGCAACAGAACTGCTAAAgggggaaaaaagaagaaataggtTGAGGAACAATAGGGATGGAAAGAATAAAAGAGATGGGGTTATTAAAATGTGAATCAGACTTAGAGGAAAATAAGAGCAGATCTAAATAAGGAAATTTGACTTCATTGAAAACAACATCCTTAGAGATAAAGAGTTTGCCGATAGGAGAAAGACATTTGTAACCCTTATGAGATGTGGAATACCCGAGAAAAGCACACTCCCGATACTTAAATTCAAGCTTGTGATGATTGTAAGGtttaaggaaagggaaacaagagCAACCACAGGCTTTAAGAAAGCTATAATCtaaatttttgttaaacaaGACAATATAGGGGACATTAAAATGCAAAAAAGCAACAGGCAATCTATTTATCAAGTATATTGTTGTAGTGAAGGAAAAATCCCAGAACTTGAGAGTCAGGGAAGCTTGTTTAAGAAGAGTGAGTCCTAATTCCACAATATGTTTGTGTTTCCTTTCAACTACACCATTTTGGTGATGAGTGAGAGGACAAATCAATCTGACTGATACCTTGGCTTGCTAAAAAATTAGGGAGCAGTCTGAACTCCCCTCCCCAATCTGTATGAACACTCTTAATTTTGGAGTTAAATTAAAGTTCAACCATTAGCTTGAACTGTTGAAAAATGGTGAAGGTTTCTGATTTATGTTTAAGCAAATAGATCCAGGTGAACCTAGAATAGGTATAAACAAAGGTTATGTAATACTAAAATCCATTTTTAGAAGGAATGTGGGCAAGACCTTATAGATCACTATATATTAGTTCCAAAGgtttattataaattgtttCAGATAGTGAGGCAGGTAAGTAATCAGTGAGATTTACCAACACAATAAGCAATACAAAgttaaaacacatttttattagAGATTGGTATCTTACAATGATTAAGAACAAGTCTCAAAACATTAGAACTAAGATGACCTAGTCTAAGGTGTAAAGAGTTTGAGAGCCTATGCTAGTACATGCACTATCaacaaaagtgttttttttatagcagAATTGAGAGTATTTACATAAGAACAAACATTGGttacaaaaattgaaacaaagcaAGAGGCTGAACTGGTAGGAATTGAGCCTTGGAGACAAAGATTAGGGAAGACATATAAACCATCAGGTCCAGGTAAGCCTTTAAGCAAGATCTCATTAACTCCCTGTGATTTGACAAAACAATAATTaggatgaaattcaaaatatacacCATTGTCTAGAGCAAATTTACTGacataatattttgttatagtAGGCACATGAAGCAGCTGATTCAAGGACAAAGACAATTTAGAATTAATAGGAGAAATAAAAGTGGAAGAACTAGTGGAATGAATGGGCAAACCTTGTCCATTACCAATATAAATTTGGTCTGGACCTTGAtatagctccatgtagagcttgtaggccttgaatcttcttcatcaatggaatcttttgcttcttgaagatgaatgacaACAAAATGGAAAAGGAATAAAGATGATCaaagacgccacttcaaggagaagatgagtcaagaagaaactcaccaccataggaagccataaataagaatttgaaggtaggagaagattaGTGAAGGgcgaaggagagaaggagcacgaaattttgtgccttaaATGAGatctttgaagtttaattctcaaatgatcaaagttcaaaatatacacacacatgacctctaattatagcctaagtgtcacacaaaattggaggaaaatttgaatttctattcaaattttacttgaatttgtggaaccaaattttggagtcaaaatttcactaattatgattagtgaattttgtagCTATActttagcccactaatccaagatcaattccgaaattctccactaagtgtacttAGGTGTTATGAAGCATGTAAATCATGaatgacatgcacaaagtgtgactatatgatgtgacaaagAGATGTAACAACCAAATGCTCATctctccctctaaaatttaattggattgaatttctctcaattcaattaaatttattttccaatacacacatcaaatattcacttaatgcatgtgaaattacaaaattactcaTAATACAAAAtctagtctaggtgtcctaaaatacaaggactaaaaaatcttacatttctagAGTACCTTACTTACATTATagaaccctaaatacaagatccaaaaataatgaaactttaatttaatatttacaaaaataagtgAACTCATACTTAGCTGGAGCTTCTTTTCTTTTGCCTTTTGTGTTTGAGGCTCAAAATGAGGAAGCTCTAGCTTTTTGGTGGTGTATAAAAATGGGTTTTCACATATGTTTCCAAAGAGTGGTTCATGAGACTGATTATCAAAGTCTCTTTCACGCTTGAAGGAATAGACCAAAGCAACCTTTAACGTACTTTGATGGTGTCATTGAGGATTGTGCTTTCGCCTTCATGGGAAAGGATGGCAAAATGGGTTGGCATTACCTATTTTGGCCCGGTCTGCCACTAGTCTACCAAAAATAAGGTGGGATGAGTCGGTCCGCTTAGACTTAATAGGTTGGACATTCTGATCTGTCTTGCTTGAAGGTGGGCTAATAAGCTAATtcatcctttaaaaaaataaaaattcttaaaaaataattgacacacaaaataataataatcttcaatgataattaataataacaagtcTATCAAGTAGGTAAATCACAACACAAAATCATAAACTCTAAAACtgattttaaaatcttaaataatgcaaagtaattaaatacaaaccaaactaaAATATCCttcctatcatttttttttaataatctcatatattaatataattattttaaaaaaattaatattgtggGCTGACAAGCCAAACTGTCCCATCTCTGACCTAATGGATTAACATGTTAAACAGGATGAATCACGACAGATTGGTGGGCTAAGATTTCCATACCGTCCCATCAAATTGATAACGGACTAGCTGACCCGCTGGCCTGGTCCGATTTTCCATCCCTATTCACGGGCCCCCACAACCCTTGTTTGACTTGGACCAAACGAAGTGCCAATGCAGTAGCTCGTAGCTTTGCTCATTTAGCTTTTGTTTATCTTGAAAAATTCTGGCTAGAGGATGCCCCTTTTCAAGTGGCTACCTTCATCAACAAAGATGTAATGTTGTTATCTACTAATAGCAAATGAATTTCTCAGCTttaacctaaaataaaaaaggatactCGTACACAAAGGGTTGATAccaaagaaaatataaagaaaagtcttaattgttaaatttacctccaaatctttattattttataaattttaccactcaaattttatttttgtgaattttattccCAAACTTTCATGATTTTTGATTCTacgatccatttttttttttactaattttgcCATCCAACCTtcaataattcatatattttatcatttaatttttttttgtgtattttattaTCGAGCTGTTACAAAACAACatagtttttttatctttaacttttttttgacatgttaaaattaaaaacttgaatgataaaaattataaaatttaaacttaggtggtaaattttttaattaaacctaaataaaaaggattttaCTCATTTTCAGCTTATGCCTTTAACACCACGGTTTCTGTACAAACAATGCTAGCCAACTTGAACAATTGTTTTCATCTTTCTTTTGTATTTGCATACAttaatttacaagaaaaaaaaatgtaagtttCATCGTCTAGCAATGTTATGTCTCTTTTTGGGCACTGAATCTGACATGTTGCGAAGTCTATTTTTAATATCTGTGAAGGTTGGCCTGGCTGCAGGATCAGGACTCCAGCACTCTTCCATCAGCTTTTTCCACTCGGAATCACATCGTTTTGGAATCGGAGGCCTGAGCGTATTATTGACAATACCACcttcattaaataattagaaaGTAAACAAACTCATCGTTAGAATTCAAACAAAGATTTGTTGCAAGCAATCTTCTGTTGAGTGGTGATAAGAATAAATACAATGCTTCAATGATGAAGCAGTAATGCACTATGCTCATGATAATTTGGAACATATTATCACACCTATGCTAAAAATGCAAGCAATATGTTTATTAATGCTAAACTGCAAAATACACTACAATTGCTTGTAATAAGTGACTTCCACACGAATCATGACAGAAACGATATCCAGAGGTTTTAGTAACAAAACCTTACCTATGATAGCCCCGCAGTGCATGTTAGCATATGGTTCTTCCCCTGTCAACATTTCCCACATTGCAATGCCAAATGAGAAAATATCAACCTACAAGAGTCATGAATAGACAGACACTCAATATTACATTCTCCAAGACAGTGCTTGCTCTGTCCACATGCGAGTGCCTGGTAAAAATCAAAGTAAACAAGACAGAAAGACAGATGAAGTTCCTAACCTTCTCAGATACCCTACAACTGTTACCATCTAGTAATTCAGGCGCCATCCATGGAAGGGTTCCTCTGACACCACCGGAAACAAGTGTGTTGCGTTTAATTCTGGATAGGCCAAAATCTCCAACCTAGAGAACAGACATCCGCCAAGGATGTTATtccaataatttttctttcaacaaaCTTACTAGAGGGAAAATGAAGGATATAGAGAAAATACAGATCACTAAACAGATATAGAAAACGAGAAAAGGTAATAACTAGTATGGAAGTTGGATAACAACTAGGATTAAATTTGTAACTTGGGAAAACTTACTTTAACAAGTAATATAAAGCAATGAAATGATTCCAATAGTTGTGAACTTctgtttttatttatcattacaACAAATGTTTAGGAGAATAACTTGTTTAAAACCTCACAAGTCAGAAAAAAGAGTTATTGTTTCTGCTGCAAAATACCTTACATACAGGTCGCTCAGGATCGCCCAGATTGACAAGTAAATTATCACACTTCAAATCAAAATgaacaatatttttcaaatgcaaaTATTCCATCCCAAAGGCTGCATCAATTGCAATCAGGAGCCTTTTCCGGCGGTCAAGCACTCTGCACAAAGTATAGTAGAGTAA encodes the following:
- the LOC114370749 gene encoding uncharacterized protein LOC114370749 isoform X1, coding for MNSKNQTPIRVFGQRTIASTFRNLPPRNPPSEGNERNQASRKSETAHHSLSHFLTLKPQKSPQTVPGKSTPFLSPLGLKGEEGGAVKEVEKEKNGGSDDKVIFKSFKHTEEDKRDFVDQIEVGELENSVAEDIQESNKRKTPFEGANESQTARNNVVVLGGASKLKPKKGQIGNDTSNKRPRPHYNHSDANGRGWWDYDMEGVDNEELGFSDEVWEGVGSTTLGGIVDWH
- the LOC114370749 gene encoding uncharacterized protein LOC114370749 isoform X2, translated to MNSKNQTPIRVFGQRTIASTFRNLPPRNPPSEGNERNQASRKSETAHHSLSHFLTLKPQKSPQTVPGKSTPFLSPLGLKGEEGGAVKEVEKEKNGGSDDKVIFKSFKHTEEDKRDFVDQIEVGELENSVAEDIQESNKRKTPFEGANESQTARNNVVVLGGASKLKPKKGQIGNDTSNKRPRPHYNHYANGRGWWDYDMEGVDNEELGFSDEVWEGVGSTTLGGIVDWH